gtaaatacaaACACCTGTGTCAAGTTTAGGACTTGAACTTGGGTGGGTAATGGGTTCCACCATAAGGAACAAAACAAGTTGAGTTACATTCACTTCACCACTTATTAATcgggaaactattttaacagctcgagtggatgtccacccgtttattgcatgtcatctaaatggttatgaaaaaaattaaaaaaatatgaataagatagatcaatatgtaatatatcaatccacaaacatgcaagttaaaattcaacttctacagattgtaacaaaaataacaaacaaaactcaaattactatatgtatatttacagttaaatttgttatttttgttacaacttgtagaagttgaattttaacttgcatgtttgtagagtgatatattacatattgatctatcttgccaattttttttgaaaattttccatagccatttagttgacatgcaataaacggatggacatccactcgagctattagaatccatctcccTGATTAATCCTAAAGAACTTAAAGGAATAATTTTAACTCAACTTGGAGTAAAGAAAACTACCGTGTTATGGACGTCAAGAAAAGATTGAaactattatatatttataatgcCTGGTCATGTGATGAATGTTGTTAACGAGCCGAGCTTGAGTGAGCCCAATTGTTAGGATCAAGCTCAGCGCAAAACTTAAGCCAAGCCTACTATGAACTTCAAGCTTCCAAGCAAGCTCAAGCTCAACATATTTGAAATCTGAGCTTGGCTGAAAGCTTGTTAATGAGATAATATCTGTatccaatagaaaaaaaatccatgataaaaaggaggaaaaccacaatttaaattttaaaattagcaAACAAGAAAAATGCTATGAAAGATATTTTACACTCCTACATACTATTTTATTATGCAGATAAATACTAGTTTTGTACCTAATCTTATAGTTTATTTGCATCACACAACCAAGCTCATGAACTTTTGCATATATATGCTCATCCTAGCTCATTTGGAGCCTTAGCCACGCCCACATGAGCTAAGCTCGAGGACATCACGACTCACGAGCCTTAAACTATTATACATGTAACAAGCAAACCGACGACTAATCTAGATATATCATAAGAATCCAGCTGTcccaacttatatataaaaataagccGACCAAGAGTAAACATAATGTTTCCATAAACCTCACGCCAGCCACGACCTCAAACATATTATTATCTGTTCTTCAAAGATAAAACTTTTTAAACATAAGGCGCGCCAAAACCGCGAGCATATTATTATCTGCTGTACAGGGAGCAGACGACTTTCATCAAGAAAGGGCCACCACACACCACGGTGAGCTTTGGCGTTGGCTTTGGCGTTGGCGTGGTAGTTGGTACGTGGAGGCGTGGAGCAGTTCACCTAAAGCATCCCGGATTACGTGCTCCGAGATGGAAACATGGCCGAAATATTCGTCGCGATGGGAATAAACTACCCGGTGGGCGCGTGGCCGCCATGCGACAACGCGATCTGTCCGGGGGATCGCGACGAATCCGACGTGCAAGTTGGGGGGCTTAAATTAGCAAGAGGCGTGTGGCCGCCACGAGAGATAGAGAAAAAGAGGGATCCGGTGGAAGAGGCCGGCACGATGCCGTTGGCACATGCGACTttcgcgccgcgcgcgcgaggtCGTCTCTCGTTCGTACCCCAGTTGGTACAAAAACCGCGGTGGCGCGTGGCGGCCACAAGAATCCAGAAAAAGAAGTTGGGAGAGGTTGGGAAGAACCGACGAGAGGAGGGAGACGAATCAGACGATCCCGTGGGAAGCGTAGCCTTCATGGGCTCATGGCTCGCAAAACCAGCGGCCTCTCTCTTTTGGCTTTCAGGACTCCAAAAGAAAATGAAATCTTTCGTCGAGAGATCCATTCCAGTTgaatttcagactttcagttaggctttttggttttcttctttgagAAATGCTCTCCAGTTCAATTTGCTAAGATCTGAATATTGCGTACGGTTGTAGCGGAACTTTTATTGGTAGTGGAGTAGTATTATACCATTTTAATTTGTAGTGAAAGCAACCGTGTTTATCTTTCTTTTGTCAACGTTCCAGCTGTATCGTCCTTTTTCTTATATTATTCTACCTTCCATTTGTGCAACCGGGTCACTGGATTGATAATTTTCTATGCTATAAGATCGAGAAATCAGGTGCAGAATATCTCGAGGCTAACAGATCATCAGATCTGTGATCACCAGATATTTTCGTTGGATCGGTCGAGTGCTTGTTTTTTTACACCTCAAAAGTAATTTTCTGTAGTGTAAGTTTCGCAAGTCTGTAACTTTAATTCTATATAAAGAAATCTGAACTTTAGTGTGGAAGAAGAAGGCCTATATTCCTTATGAAGATGGGCTTTCGTGGCATAAATAGGCCCAAGATGAACTGGGCCTTTTACTGGACTCTCTGAGGGGGCATATGACAATCTGTGCACTGTTCTTGTTTTCTGTGTTCTAAACTGTTCTTTTCCATTGGTACAAGTTCCTTTGACCATTGGCAATCCCGGCTGCACCTTCAACGCATTCTTTGGCATTTGCTGGCCAATCAACCAAAAACAATTCAACGTGCCAGTGGCACACCTGGATATTCGCAACCAAGAGCATCAGCTAGTTTCTGAACTGTCACAGAGACACAGACAAATCAAAAACAAACGGGAGGCAAAGTGAGAAGGGAATCGGTATACAATAATTAACACCAATATTCTCATTTGAGACCATTTGCCTGGTCTTGCctcatcacaaattcacaacaaCCATTACACTTACACCCCCTGATTATTCCCAGTTCGGTATCCAGGGATTCGCTAGTTAATAATCAGCCACTAGGTACAGTACTACTGGCAAACCAAGAGTAGTTAATTAAACAGCTAGCTAGCACAACCCCttgattattttctttttcatctccAGATAGATCGATTTCTGCGTCACACGCATCATCACGCCGACGACGAGATGTTCATGCCGTGAAAGATCGTCGCGAACAGCCGGAGCACGGCGTAGGTGATGAGCATGGCGAGCCAGCCGCCGAGGAGGACCCTAGTGCCGGACCTCACCATGTTGGCGCCGCCGAGGTACCCGCCCGCGGCGCCGAAGCCGGCCAGCCCGACGCTGCTCGCGGCGCACACGACGCCGACCCTGGGGCCCCACGGCTTGATGAACCCGCTCGTCAGCAACGGCAGGAGGCCGCCGATCGCGAACGCCAGCGCCGACGCGAACGCGGCCTGCGTCGGGCTCGGCAGTTTCTCCCTCGCGGCCGCGGCATCGGCGCCGTCGATGTCGCCGTCGCGCTCGATCTGCGTCACCTCGATGTCGTACTGCGCGTACACGGACACGAACTCGCCGATGGCCATGCTGCACGCGCCGGCCACGAGCCCGGCCAGCCCGGACACGAGCATGGCCTTGTTGTTTTCGTTCACGGCGCCGATGCCGATCATGAGGGACGCCACGGAGACGAGCCCGTCGTTGGCGCCGAGGACCGCGGCGCGGAGCCACTGCGCGCGGGCCATGTAGTTCACCTCCTCGCCACCGTccccttcgccaccgccgccgccg
This window of the Oryza sativa Japonica Group chromosome 4, ASM3414082v1 genome carries:
- the LOC4336526 gene encoding vacuolar iron transporter homolog 2 → MARAQWLRAAVLGANDGLVSVASLMIGIGAVNENNKAMLVSGLAGLVAGACSMAIGEFVSVYAQYDIEVTQIERDGDIDGADAAAAREKLPSPTQAAFASALAFAIGGLLPLLTSGFIKPWGPRVGVVCAASSVGLAGFGAAGGYLGGANMVRSGTRVLLGGWLAMLITYAVLRLFATIFHGMNISSSA